The Klebsiella africana sequence TTACCCCGCTTCTCGGTATAAAACGCCGCGCGCGGCTCATTAAAAAAGCGCACGGGGCATGGCCCTGTGGTGCCACTTCCAGCCGGGTTAAGCAGTCTGTATTTACAGAATCTCGCAGCGGCGTAGCGCCTGTTGCCCGGTATGTATAGCTTTGGCTTGTCGCCGACCCTGTCGCAGGGCGGTGTGGAGGTGATACCAGATAATGAACCAACGTTTTTCGCTTGATTCGTCGCGTCGTTCTGTCGCGCGTCAGCACTCCGCAACCTGCATCTCTCTCATGCAAACCAGCCGATGTTCACCCCATCTCGGCGCTTCTCAGGATTCCAGGGCCGGTCGGCCGTCAGAAAACTGAACAAGGGCGCTCTTGCCTGGCAAGAGTTTTCTCGTGGTTTCTCCGGACTGTCATACTCTGTTCGGCTACGTGTTTTACGATGATATGAATAAGAAACCGGTCGCGCAGTCGCAAAACCAGCAGATAGTGCTGGGCTTTAGGACTGTTCATGGGTTGTTATCGCATCTTTGGACTGCGATAGTAGTTAACTGTCTTACACTTATTATTAAAAATTGAGGTTCGCTATGTCTGACGACATGTCTATGGTTTCGCCTTCGTCAGCAGGCGAACACGGTGTACTACGTTCCATGCAGGAGGTAGCGATGAGCTCCCAGGAAGCCAGCAAGATGCTGCGTACTTATAATATTGCCTGGTGGGGCAATAACTATTATGACGTCAACGAACTGGGCCACATCAGCGTTTGCCCGGATCCGGACGTCCCGGAAGCGCGCGTTGACCTCGCGGAATTAGTCAAAGCCCGCGAGGCGCAAGGGCAACGTTTGCCGGCGCTGTTCTGCTTCCCGCAGATCCTGCAGCACCGCCTGCGCTCGATCAACGCCGCCTTCAAACGCGCGCGTGAATCGTACGGCTATAACGGCGATTACTTCCTCGTCTACCCAATTAAGGTTAACCAGCACCGTCGCGTGATTGAATCGCTGATCCATTCCGGCGAGCCGCTGGGCCTGGAAGCCGGTTCGAAAGCGGAACTGATGGCCGTGCTGGCGCACGCCGGGATGACCCGCAGCGTCATTGTCTGTAATGGTTATAAAGACCGCGAATATATCCGTCTGGCGCTGGTGGGCGAGAAGATGGGCCACAAGGTCTATCTGGTCATCGAGAAGATGTCCGAGATCGCTATCGTGCTGGAAGAGGCCGAGCGCCTGAACGTGGTGCCGCGCCTCGGCGTACGTGCGCGTCTGGCCTCGCAGGGCTCCGGTAAATGGCAGTCCTCCGGCGGCGAGAAGTCCAAGTTCGGCCTCGCAGCGACCCAGGTACTGCAGCTGGTTGAGATCCTGCGTGCCGCAGGGCATCTTGACAGCCTGCAACTGCTGCACTTCCACCTCGGTTCGCAGATGGCTAACATTCGCGATATCGCCACCGGCGTGCGTGAATCGGCGCGTTTCTACGTCGAACTGCATAAGCTGGGCGTCAATATTCAGTGCTTCGACGTCGGCGGCGGCCTGGGCGTGGACTATGAAGGCACCCGCTCGCAGTCCGACTGCTCGGTGAACTACGGTCTGAACGAATACGCCAACAATATCATCTGGGCGATCGGCGATGCCTGCGAAGAGAATGGTCTGCCGCACCCGACGGTGATCACCGAGTCCGGCCGCGCGGTGACCGCGCACCATACCGTGCTGGTTTCCAATATCATCGGCGTGGAGCGTAACGAATACACCGAGGCGACCCCGCCGGCGGAAGACGCTGCGCGTCCGCTGCAGAGCATGTGGGAAACCTGGCTGGAGATGCACGAGACCGGCAACCGCCGCTCGCTGCGCGAATGGCTGCACGACAGCCAGATGGACCTGCACGATATCCATATCGGCTACTCCTCCGGTACTTTCAACCTGCAGGAGCGCGCCTGGGCCGAGCAGCTGTATCTGAACATGTGCCATGAGGTGCAGAAGCAGCTCGACCCGAGCAACCGCGCCCATCGTCCCATCATCGATGAGCTGCAGGAGCGAATGGCGGATAAAATCTACGTCAACTTCTCGTTGTTCCAGTCGATGCCGGATGCCTGGGGGATCGATCAGCTGTTCCCGGTGATGCCGCTGGAAGGACTGAACAAGTCGCCGGAGCGCCGTGCAGTGCTGCTGGACATCACCTGTGACTCTGATGGCGCCATCGATCACTACGTAGACGGCGACGGGATCGCCACCACCATGCCGATGCCGGAATACGACCCGGAGAACCCGCCGATGCTGGGCTTCTTTATGGTCGGCGCCTATCAGGAGATCCTCGGCAACATGCACAACCTGTTTGGCGATACCGAGGCGGTGGACGTGTTCGTCTTCCCTGACGGCAGCGTTGAGGTTGAGCTGTCCGACGAGGGCGATACCGTGGCAGATATGCTGCAGTATGTGCAGCTGGATCCGAACACGCTGCTGACCCAGTTCCGCGATCAGGTGAAAAACACCGGCCTGGACGATGCGTTGCAGCAGCAGTTCCTCGAAGAGTTTGAGGCGGGTCTCTACGGCTATACTTATCTGGAAGACGAGTAACCGCTGATGCCCGGTAGCGCTGCGCTTACCGGGCCTGCGCATGTCTGCCGGATAAGGCGAAGCCGCCAGCTGGCCGAATGCGATACTCACTTGAACCCGTATGCATTACCGGCGATAATTCACGCCAATAAGCGATTTTTCTATCAAACCCTTCCTCGTCGGGCCTAACGACGCGGAGGGGTTTTTTTATACTTATTTTTTACGTTCCACGACTGCGAAAAGAGGTCATATCCATGAGCACTTTAGGTCATCAATACGATAACTCCCTGGTATCCAATGCCTTTGGCTTTCTGCGTTTGCCGATGAACTTCATGCCGTATGAAAGCGATGCGGACTGGGTCATCACCGGCGTGCCGTTCGATATGGCGACCTCCGGGCGCGCGGGTGGCCGTCATGGCCCGGCGGCTATCCGTCAGGTTTCCACTAACCTTGCCTGGGAGCACAACCGTTTCCCGTGGAACTTCGACATGCGCGAACGCCTGAACGTGGTGGACTGCGGCGATCTGGTGTACGCCTTCGGCGACGCGCGCGAAATGAGCGAGAAGCTGCAGGCTCACGCCGAGAAGCTGCTGGCGGCCGGCAAACGTATGCTCTCCTTTGGCGGCGACCACTTCGTTACCCTGCCGCTGCTGCGCGCCCACGCCAAGCACTTCGGTAAAATGGCGCTGGTACATTTCGATGCCCATACTGATACCTACGCCAACGGCTGCGAGTTCGACCATGGCACCATGTTCTACACCGCGCCGAACGAAGGGCTTATCGATCCGAACCACTCGGTGCAGATCGGGATCCGCACCGAGTTCGACAAAGACAATGGCTTTACGGTACTGGACGCCGGCCAGGTTAACGACCGCAGCGTTGATGACGTGATTGCCCAGGTGAAGCAGATCGTCGGCGACATGCCGGTGTACCTGACCTTTGATATCGACTGTCTGGATCCGGCGTTTGCGCCAGGCACCGGTACCCCGGTTATCGGCGGGCTGACCTCCGACCGCGCGATCAAGCTGGTGCGCGGCCTGAAGGATCTGAACATCGTTGGGATGGACGTGGTGGAAGTCGCCCCGGCCTACGATCAGTCCGAAATCACCGCCCTGGCGGCGGCGACTCTGGCGCTGGAGATGCTGTACATCCAGGCGGCGAAGAAGGGCGAATAACCCGGATGACCCCGACCCTCTCCCTTCCCGGGAGAGGGTTGCGCACGGCACAGAGGGGTTATCAAGGCGCCGGGCGATAGCTCCTGCGCGCCGGGAGAGGGCCAGCCCGCAGGAGAGGGGTCAGCAACGCATCAAAACACGTTAAACGGATATTCAACGTAGAACCGGACTTCATTCCCGCTGACGTTATAGTCACTGGCGTTGCTGGAAACGCGCAGCACCGAATAGCGGAGTCTGAATTTCAAATCTTTCGCTACGCCATTTTGTACCTGGTATTGAACCTGGTTGAACCATTCATGTTCTTTCCCGTTGCTGGTCTCCGCAGTTTTAATGTTATCCCCGCGTACGTAGGCGGTGGTCCAGGTCAGCCCCGGCAACCCCAGCCCGGCAAAATCCAGTCCGTACGACGCCTGCCACGAGCGTTCATCTTCCCCGTTAAAATCAGACCAGTAGGAGTTAGCCAGCCAGATGGTGTTGCCGCCATCGCCGACGCCGCCCTGGTTCTGATAGCCGCCGTAGTGATAGCCGGTGCTGCCGCTGCTTTGCTGATAAGCGACTTTAAAGGTGTGGATATCCCAGATGTAGCTGGCGGCCAGGCTCCAGATGCTGTTGCTGCGCCCGGTATCATTGGCATCGGCATATTCTTGATCCAGCCGTGAGTTATAGCCGTTGAAGTCGAGAACCAGCTGTTGGTTGGCGGCGAACGGCTGCTTATAATTCAGACCAAGATACTGTTTGTTCAGCACATCTTCGACGTGCGACGCGTACAGCGCACCGCTAAGCTGGTCGTTGAACTGGTAGCTGGCGCCGCCGAAGGTCAGGCTTTTCAGGCCGCTGTTATGGCTGTCGTCGCTTTTGCGCTGCTGATCGGTCAGGTAGCCTGCGTTAATTTCCAGACCGTCGATTTCGCGTGAGGTCAGCATGGTGCCGGTATAGCTCTCGTACAGCAGACGTGAGTCGTCGGCATAGACGATGGGCAGCATCGGGCGCTGGCTACCGTAGCTGAGTACGGTATTCGAGAAGCGCATTTTGCCGGTGGCGCCGAATTTCGCAAGATCGGATTTCGCGCGGCCATCGTCATCCTGGGCGAAAAAGTCGATCCCGCCCGCGCCGCTGCGCCCGCGACCGCCGTCCAGGCGCATCGCATATTGAGCGATACCGTCTACGCCGAAGCCAACCGGACCTTGGGTAAAGCCGGATTCGAAGGTGGCGATAATCCCCTGGCCCCATTCGGCCTTATCCGGTAGTCCGTCACGATAATCACGTTTGATATACGCGTTACGCAAAAAGAGATCCAGATGGCTGTCGTCAATAAAGCCCTGGCTGGCGGATTGTTGGCTGGCGAAAGTCGGCGTGGCGGCAATAATGCCAAGTGCGATTAACGATAATTCTTTTTTCACTGAAGGCACTTCTCTGTCTGTCGATATATTCAAGGGAATCACTGCTGACCAGATATTCTCCTGAAATAATGTCGAAAGCAATCATTGTGTGAGCAATGGTATCGCCAGGAAACAAGCCATGTGGCGCACGCTGGCTGCGTTTGGCGAAGAGGGGTGGACTATTTATTATCTGGAGGAACGCGGTTCTGAAAGGCGGATTGTGTCCGTCGTTTTTTATTTGCCAAATAATATTTTGCTAAGTGGCAGTGCTTAAAATAATTGGCTGTGGCGAGGCGTAGTAATAGTTAACGGTTTGTGCGCTTAAATTATCAATTAATGCGGCTAAATATTTTTACGGATATATAAAAAAGGGAGGCAATAATGCCTCCCGCTGATGATTATTTAATGCCGTCGGCCTTCATGCGATCGCGAATATGCTGGGCGCGCGCTTCTGAGGCCGGGTGATCGTCAAACATGGAACTTTGACGGCCGGCTTCCAGCTTGGCCAGTTTTTCGAAGCTGGTGGCCAGTCCCGACGGATTGATACCGCGCTTACGCAGCAGGTCGTAAGAGTAGTCATCCGCTTCCGATTCCTGACGCTGGGAGAACTGCGAGTTCACCAGTTTTTCGCCCAGATCGCCCAACTGAGACTGCGACAGGCTACCGACGATACCGCCCGCAGAGGCCGCCGCCGCACGCACGGCGTTGGTACCCAGCGCAACCTGCATGCCTTTCTTCACATGGCCCAGCGCAACGTGACCCATTTCGTGGCCGATCACCGCTTCAACTTCATTATCGTTCATCAGGTCCATCAGTCCGCTGTAGACGCGGATGCAGCCGTTGGCCATCGCGAAGGCGTTCACATCCTTGGTCTCATACACTTTGTAGTTCACTGGCTGGCCATTGATATTATCGCCCAGCGCGGCCGCGATCTTGGTCAGACGCTGGCTGTATTCACTGCTGGCCGGGGCAATTTTCGCTTTGGCGTCCATTTCTTTGCAGGCCTGGTCGCTTAAGGTTTTCACCTGCGCGTCGCTGAGAGAGTATGCCTGGAAGGCTTCGGCGCCTGAGCTGAGCAGACCGTTGGAGTCCATGTTCTGACATCCGGTGAGGGTTGCTGCGATCCCAAGGGCAAGTACGGTTGAGCGAATTTTCATTTTTTATCTTCCACAATCTTATGGTTGTTTATCCGACAATACGGCGACGGCAGGGAAACGTATTCTGCGTAAATTATAAAGAGTATCGCAGGAAGCGGGCGAGCGGATTCCGGGGTAGCACAACCTGTTCCAGAGATTTCTTAAAGGGCAAAAGGATGCTCCATGTACATGACTTGTCGCTTGGGTTACATTGTTCACACTTTTTTCCGGCGTAGCCCAAAACGCGCTCTCGTCAAGTCGTTAAGGGCATGGCCTTCAACAGTCCGAACTGGAGTCAAAATGTCCTCACGTAAAGAGCTTGCTAACGCTATTCGTGCGCTGAGCATGGACGCTGTACAGAAAGCCAAATCCGGCCACCCGGGTGCCCCGATGGGTATGGCTGACATTGCCGAAGTGCTGTGGCGTGATTTCCTGAACCATAACCCGAACAATCCGGCGTGGGCTGACCGTGACCGCTTTGTCCTGTCCAATGGCCATGGTTCGATGCTGATTTACAGCCTGCTGCACCTCACTGGCTACGATCTGCCGATTGAAGAGCTGAAAAACTTCCGCCAGCTGCACTCCAAAACCCCGGGCCACCCGGAAGTCGGCTACACCGCGGGCGTGGAAACCACCACCGGTCCGCTGGGCCAGGGTATCGCTAACGCGGTCGGGATGGCTATCGCCGAGAAAACCCTGGCGGCGCAGTTCAACCGTCCGGGCC is a genomic window containing:
- the yqgB gene encoding acid stress response protein YqgB, translated to MNKKPVAQSQNQQIVLGFRTVHGLLSHLWTAIVVNCLTLIIKN
- the speA gene encoding biosynthetic arginine decarboxylase, with protein sequence MSDDMSMVSPSSAGEHGVLRSMQEVAMSSQEASKMLRTYNIAWWGNNYYDVNELGHISVCPDPDVPEARVDLAELVKAREAQGQRLPALFCFPQILQHRLRSINAAFKRARESYGYNGDYFLVYPIKVNQHRRVIESLIHSGEPLGLEAGSKAELMAVLAHAGMTRSVIVCNGYKDREYIRLALVGEKMGHKVYLVIEKMSEIAIVLEEAERLNVVPRLGVRARLASQGSGKWQSSGGEKSKFGLAATQVLQLVEILRAAGHLDSLQLLHFHLGSQMANIRDIATGVRESARFYVELHKLGVNIQCFDVGGGLGVDYEGTRSQSDCSVNYGLNEYANNIIWAIGDACEENGLPHPTVITESGRAVTAHHTVLVSNIIGVERNEYTEATPPAEDAARPLQSMWETWLEMHETGNRRSLREWLHDSQMDLHDIHIGYSSGTFNLQERAWAEQLYLNMCHEVQKQLDPSNRAHRPIIDELQERMADKIYVNFSLFQSMPDAWGIDQLFPVMPLEGLNKSPERRAVLLDITCDSDGAIDHYVDGDGIATTMPMPEYDPENPPMLGFFMVGAYQEILGNMHNLFGDTEAVDVFVFPDGSVEVELSDEGDTVADMLQYVQLDPNTLLTQFRDQVKNTGLDDALQQQFLEEFEAGLYGYTYLEDE
- the speB gene encoding agmatinase, coding for MSTLGHQYDNSLVSNAFGFLRLPMNFMPYESDADWVITGVPFDMATSGRAGGRHGPAAIRQVSTNLAWEHNRFPWNFDMRERLNVVDCGDLVYAFGDAREMSEKLQAHAEKLLAAGKRMLSFGGDHFVTLPLLRAHAKHFGKMALVHFDAHTDTYANGCEFDHGTMFYTAPNEGLIDPNHSVQIGIRTEFDKDNGFTVLDAGQVNDRSVDDVIAQVKQIVGDMPVYLTFDIDCLDPAFAPGTGTPVIGGLTSDRAIKLVRGLKDLNIVGMDVVEVAPAYDQSEITALAAATLALEMLYIQAAKKGE
- the loiP gene encoding metalloprotease LoiP: MKIRSTVLALGIAATLTGCQNMDSNGLLSSGAEAFQAYSLSDAQVKTLSDQACKEMDAKAKIAPASSEYSQRLTKIAAALGDNINGQPVNYKVYETKDVNAFAMANGCIRVYSGLMDLMNDNEVEAVIGHEMGHVALGHVKKGMQVALGTNAVRAAAASAGGIVGSLSQSQLGDLGEKLVNSQFSQRQESEADDYSYDLLRKRGINPSGLATSFEKLAKLEAGRQSSMFDDHPASEARAQHIRDRMKADGIK
- a CDS encoding OprD family outer membrane porin yields the protein MKKELSLIALGIIAATPTFASQQSASQGFIDDSHLDLFLRNAYIKRDYRDGLPDKAEWGQGIIATFESGFTQGPVGFGVDGIAQYAMRLDGGRGRSGAGGIDFFAQDDDGRAKSDLAKFGATGKMRFSNTVLSYGSQRPMLPIVYADDSRLLYESYTGTMLTSREIDGLEINAGYLTDQQRKSDDSHNSGLKSLTFGGASYQFNDQLSGALYASHVEDVLNKQYLGLNYKQPFAANQQLVLDFNGYNSRLDQEYADANDTGRSNSIWSLAASYIWDIHTFKVAYQQSSGSTGYHYGGYQNQGGVGDGGNTIWLANSYWSDFNGEDERSWQASYGLDFAGLGLPGLTWTTAYVRGDNIKTAETSNGKEHEWFNQVQYQVQNGVAKDLKFRLRYSVLRVSSNASDYNVSGNEVRFYVEYPFNVF